From Nicotiana tabacum cultivar K326 chromosome 20, ASM71507v2, whole genome shotgun sequence, one genomic window encodes:
- the LOC142174503 gene encoding uncharacterized protein LOC142174503, with protein MPAYAKFLKEILSNKRKVEGTSVAKLTEHCVSINLMPLSIFRKLERKIGAIRSIHMSLQLADQTTILPEGIVENVLVRVDKFAFLIDFIVINIEENKEAPLNFRRPSWLWVELYWIQERQLMLRVGEEIVVFKINDAIGQGSFSA; from the exons ATGCCAGCATATGCCAAGTTCTTGAAAGAGATATTGTCCAACAAACGAAAAGTGGAAGGGACTTCAGTTgccaagctcacagagcatt GTGTTTCTATTAATCTTatgcctttgtctattttcaGGAAACTTGAGAGAAAGATAGGTGCAATCAGATCTATACATATGTCATTGCAGCTGGCAGATCAAACTACAATCTTACCTGAAGGAATAGTGGAAAATGTGCTAGTTCGGGTGGACAAATTTGCATTCTTGATAGACTTCATTGTGATAAACATAGAAGAGAATAAAGAGGCCCCTCTGAATTTCAGGAGACCTTCTTGGCTATGGGTAGAGCTATATTGGATTCAGGAAAGGCAACTCATGCTAAGAGTTGGGGAAGAAATAGTGGTATTCAAGATAAATGACGCAATAGG